The window ATAGACGCAAATTTTTTATGATGGCAGCCCAGTTCCCACTGGATCTGGTAGAGGAACTGGAACGCACCCTGCCATCTTACCATCTTTGTGTGCCTTCACCAGTCCTATATGAACTGGAAAAAATAAAAAAAAGAAGTAAAGGCAAAAATAGAACAGCGGCCTCCATAGCCCTTAAAATAGCAAAGGTTCCACCCTTCGAAACCAAAAAAATGGATCTCATGAAGGGGGAAAGTGTGGATGATGCCCTGCTCCGCATATCCAAGGTTTTATGCACCAACGATAGACAGTTAAGAAACAGGGCAAGAGAAAAAGAAATCACCGTGGTTTATTTACGCCAAAGACGATATTTAGCTGTGGATGGACATCTTAAGATTTAATATAAATCTTGATAATCACCAAATAAACACGTTTATCTTAAATCCTCATTAAATCACTTTAATCATATAATTTCAAACAAAGCATGTGAAAAATAAATAAATCATTAAAATCATAATACTATTCATTAAATTTCGTAAATTATTATCTATCTTGTGTGGAGGAACTTGAATATGAA is drawn from Methanobacterium petrolearium and contains these coding sequences:
- a CDS encoding PIN domain-containing protein, translating into MMAAQFPLDLVEELERTLPSYHLCVPSPVLYELEKIKKRSKGKNRTAASIALKIAKVPPFETKKMDLMKGESVDDALLRISKVLCTNDRQLRNRAREKEITVVYLRQRRYLAVDGHLKI